From Vitis vinifera cultivar Pinot Noir 40024 chromosome 3, ASM3070453v1, the proteins below share one genomic window:
- the LOC100263992 gene encoding jasmonate-induced oxygenase 2, producing MGEVDPAFIQDTQHRPKLAVIEAEGIPLIDLSSANASNHVSQIADACKNWGFFQVINHGVPSESRRKIEDAARKFFALPLEEKRKVSRDEVNPFGYFDTEHTKNVRDWKEVFDIVASSPAFIPASPNPDDKELEKLINQWPQYPPELREVCEEYAREMEKLAVNLLGLLSLSLGLPENRFNLLFEESTNFIRLNHYPPCSIPHLALGIGRHKDSGALTFLAQDDVGGLEVKRKTDGEWVRVKPTPDAYIINVGDIVQVWSNDTYESVEHRVMVNSERERFSIPFVLSPGHHVWVKPLEELTKGEKPKYRAYNWGKFFVTRRRSNFKKLDVENLQISHFRVSE from the exons ATGGGAGAGGTCGATCCAGCTTTCATCCAAGACACCCAACATAGGCCTAAGCTCGCTGTTATCGAAGCTGAAGGCATCCCCCTCATTGATCTCTCTTCCGCCAATGCTTCCAACCATGTTTCTCAAATAGCTGATGCGTGCAAGAACTGGGGCTTCTTTCAAGTCATCAACCATGGGGTGCCCTCCGAGTCTCGTCGTAAAATTGAGGATGCGGCGAGGAAGTTCTTCGCTCTGCCATTGGAGGAGAAGAGGAAGGTGAGTAGAGATGAGGTGAATCCTTTTGGGTATTTCGATACTGAGCATACCAAGAACGTTAGGGACTGGAAGGAAGTCTTTGATATCGTGGCGTCATCCCCCGCCTTCATCCCTGCTTCGCCTAATCCTGACGACAAGGAGCTCGAAAAGCTGATCAATCAGTGGCCTCAGTACCCTCCTGAATTAAG GGAGGTATGTGAAGAATATGCTAGAGAAATGGAAAAACTAGCTGTCAATCTGTTGGGACTCCTCTCTCTGAGCTTAGGTTTGCCAGAGAACAGATTCAATCTTCTCTTTGAAGAATCAACAAACTTCATCCGCCTCAATCACTACCCACCTTGCTCCATTCCTCACCTAGCTCTGGGCATTGGTCGCCACAAGGATTCCGGAGCCTTAACTTTCCTTGCTCAGGATGATGTTGGAGGGTTGGAAGTAAAGCGAAAAACTGATGGAGAATGGGTTCGAGTTAAGCCCACCCCAGATGCTTATATCATCAATGTTGGGGATATAGTTCAG GTCTGGAGCAACGATACTTATGAAAGTGTGGAGCACAGGGTGATGGTGAATTCAGAGAGGGAAAGGTTCTCGATTCCGTTCGTTTTGAGTCCCGGGCACCATGTTTGGGTGAAGCCCTTGGAGGAGCTGACGAAGGGGGAAAAGCCAAAGTATAGAGCATACAACTGGGGAAAGTTCTTTGTTACGAGAAGGCGCAGTAATTTCAAGAAGCTTGATGTGGAAAACCTCCAAATTTCTCATTTCAGGGTATCAGAGTAA